The DNA region ACGACCTCGGCGCCGCGGGCCCGGCAGGCATCGACCTTTATGGAGGGGGTGGTGCGCGGCATCACGATCACGGCCCGCGCGCCGAGCTTGGCGGCCGCCAGCGCGACGCCCTGCGCGTGGTTGCCCGCCGAGGCGCAGACGACACCGCGGGCGATCTGGTCGGGGTGCAGGCCCGACATCTTGTTGTAGGCGCCGCGCAGCTTGAACGAGAAGACCGGCTGGAGATCCTCGCGCTTGAGCAGGACCGGCCGGCCGAGCCGCTGCGTCAGGCGCGGCATCGGGTCGAGGGGGCTCTCGATCGCGACGTCGTAGACGCGGGCGGTGAGGATCTTGCGGATGTAGTCCGTCACGGTGTGGGGTCTCGGCCGATGCGCGGGGGGCGATGCCGGCCAGATAGACCCTCCGGTCCGCGGATGCGAGCGCACCCCGCGCGCGGCAGGTCAGCCGAGACGTTCCACCAGCGCCGCCACCCAGACCAGCAGCGCCGCCATCTGCGCCATGAAGGTGCCGGCGGAGGCGAGGTCCTTCACGGTCCCGATCATCGGGTGGTGACCCGGATGGACGTGGTCGCAGAGCTTCTCGACGGCGGTGTTCAGGAACTCCGCGGCCAGCATCAGCAGGAGGCTGACCATCAGGGCGACGCGCACCCACAGCGTCGCGCCGAGGAACAGCGCGACCGGGATTCCCAGCGCCAGGAGCACCAGTTCCTGGCGCACGGCCCGCTCGGTGCGGGCGCCGTGGCGCAGGCCGCGCCAGGAATTGAGGAAGGCGAGGACCAGGGCGTTCATCGGATGGCGGCCTCCGGCACGGACCGGCTGATCCACTTGGCGAGCAGCGGGCCGGTGAGCAGCACCACGAACAGGCGCAGGGTCTGGACGGCCAGCACGAAGGAGACGTCCGCCTTCGAGCCGACCGCGATGATTGCCACCGAGTCGAGGCCGCCGGGACTGGTGGCGAGCACCGCGGTCAGCAGGTCGATGGGCAGCAGGAGGGTCAGTCCCCAGCCCCAGGCCGCGCAGAGGGCGATGACCGAGAAGGTCGCCGCCAGGATGCCCGGCAGGGCGGTGAAGGTCAGGCGCAGCGTCTCCCGGGTGAAGCGCAGGCCCACGTAGATGCCGATGCAGGCGTAGGCGAGTTCGAGGAGCGGCACCGGCAGCGCCATGCGCACGAGACCGGTGGCGTGGAGCAGGCTGCCCAGCACCATCGGCCCGATCTGCGCGCCGGCCGGGACCCGCAGGGCGAGCGCCGCGCCCGCGCCCACGACAGCGACCGCGAGCGTCGCGAGCAGCGAGAGCGGGCCGGTGACCTCGCCGACGCCGGCCGACGCCCCCGGGACCGGCGTCTCCATCAGGAAGCGGGCGGCCAGCGAGGCCGAGAACACCACGGCGGCGACGCGCACGTACTGCATGAAGGCGACGAGGCGCGGGTCGGCGCCGAAATCCTCGGCCATCGCGACCATGGCGGAGGCGCCGCCGGGGGACGAGCCCCAGGCCGCGGTGGTGCCGGGGAGCACGCGCAGGCGGGTCAGGATCCAGCCGACGAGGCCGCTGACCGCGACGGTGACCAGCACGACCGCGACGATGAGCGGCCCATCCTCCAGCAGGGTCTGGGCGATCTGCCCGGTGACGGCGTGCGCGACCAGGCAGCCGATCGCCGCCTGCGAGGCCTGGAAGGCGGCCCGCGGGACGCGCAGGCGCGAGCCGCCGACGCCGAAGGCGATGGCCGCGATCATCGGCCCGAGCAGCAGCGCGGCCGGGAACTGCGCCTGCATCAGGCCGTACGACACGGCCGCGGACGCGGCGGCGAGGGCGGCCCAGAGGCCGAGGGTGCGGAGAGGGGGCAAGGCGACCGATCGGGAGAGGCCCGCTTCAGCCGGCAGGCGTCAGGCGCGCGCTATACCGCAATATTGGCCCTGTCACGGCAGCGTTTCGGCACGGCGCCCCCGCGTCGAAGTCAGGGCTCGCGCGTCAGGGCCGCGAAGGCGGCGTCGAGGCGCGCCCGGGCCTCGGCCAGGCCCTTGCGGCGGGCGTCGAGCCAGTCGCGGTCGGTCCGCAGCCGCGCCTGCGCGGCGCCCAGCATCCGCCGGACCTCCGCGGGCTGCGGGCCGCCGAGCCCCTTCGCGGCGTCGATCATGCCGCGGGCCGACAGCGCCGCCCGGAAGCGGGCCTCGTCGAGGGGCAGGTCCGGCTTCAGCCCCGACGCGGCCGCGGCCTCGGCGTAGATGCGCCGCACCTCCGGGAAGGGCAGGTCGGCCGGGCGCAGGTCGTGGCTGCGGCCGTAGCTCACGAGCTCGGACGCGAAGTGGTGGCCGAGCCGGAACGGCACGTCGGCCTCGCGCTGGAGCGTGTCGGCGAGCTCGGTGGTGGTGGAATAGTCCGCCGCGACCTCGTCGGCGGCGCGCGCCCGGTCCACGACCAGCCCGTCGAGGACGCGCGTCCAGCGCCGGCACATCTCGGCGGCCTCGGCCAGGGTGCGCCCGGGCGGCTCGGCCTGGTTGCGCTTGTAGTCCGGCATGCCGGAATCGACGTTGTGCGCCATGATGACGAAGGCCTGCGCGGCCCCCACGACGTCGCTGGCCTTCATGCGCAGGCTGTAGAGCGCGACCGGGTTGCGCTTCTGCGGCATGATGCTGCTCGGGCCGGTGAGCGCGCCCTCCCGCAGCAGGATCCAGGGCCGGGTCTGGTGATACTGCGCGTAGAGGTCCTGCGCGAAGCTGCCGGCCGTGGTGGCGAGGTTCGCCGCGAGCCCGGTCAGCTCGAGCCCCATGTCCATCGGCGCGAGCTGACCGGCGTCGTAGCTGTTCTCCACCGGCGCGTCGAAGCCGAGCAGCGCCGCCAGCCTCTCGCGGTCCACCGGGAAGCTCGACGTGCCCAGGGCGGCCGCGCCCAGGGGCGACAGGTTCAGCCGCGCCCAGCTCTCCCGGAGGCGGTCGGCGTCGCGGGCGAGGACGGCCGCGTAGCCCAGGTAGACGTGGCCGAGCGTCGTCGGCTGGGCCTGGACCCCGTTGGTGTAGGCCGGAACGATCGTGTCGGCCTCGCGCTCGGCCACCGCCAGCAGGGCCGCCCGGGTCTCGTCGAGGGCCTCGGCGAGGTTCAGGAGACGGTCGCGCTGCTCGAGCTTCAGCACGGTCGGAATGATGTCCTGGCGGCTGCGCCCGGAATGCATCCGGGTGGCGTCGGCGCCCGCGATGGCGGTGATCAGCGGCTCGATCCGCAGGTAGTCGTCCGGCCGCTCCGCGCCCGGCTTGGCGGCGTCGGCGGCGACCTGATCGAGGGCGCGGGCGACGGTCGCGCCGAGCGCCCGCGGCACGATGCCGGTCTCGACCGTCATCACCAGGGAGGCACGGTCGATCTGGTCGATCCGGGCGAAGCTGTCCTTCGGCTCGGCGCGTGCCCCCGCGGGCACCAGCAGCGCCAGTGCGACCCAGACCATCGTGCGCCGCATCGAGCCGCTCCCTGTCGTCACGGCCCTGATAGACCTGTTGCGGTCCGCCTTTCTATTCACAACCGCTCAAGGTGGGCGTCCCCGGCGGCTCAGGCGACGGCCTCGCCGTCGCGGCAGGCGGCCGTGCCCGCGGGCGCGTGCGCCCGGAAGAAGGCGGCCAGGCTCGCGAGCCCGGCGGCCCGCGGATCGCTCGCCCGCCAGACCAGCGCGATGGTCCGCCCGGGGCCGTCGACGTCGAAGGCGCGGGTGACCGTCAGGCCGCTGGGATCGGGGTTCGACGGCACCGCCAGTGCCGGGAGCAGCGTGTAGCCGGCGCCCGCCGCCACCATCGAGCGGAGCGTCTCCAGGCTGGTGGCGTGGCGGCCGACCGAGGAGCCGGCGCCGCAGGCGGCGATCGTCTGGTCGCGCAGGCAGTTGCCCTCGTCGAGGAGCAGCAGGTCCGGCCCCGCGATCTCGTTGGCGGAGAGCGCGCCGCCCCGGGCGAGGGTGTGCTCGGCCGGGCAGGCGAGCCAGAACGGCTCGACGAACAGCGGCGAGACCGCGAGCCCGTGCAGCGGCAGCGGCAGCGAGACCAGGGCCGCGTCGATGCGGCCGTCGCGCAGGCCCTCGACGATATCGGCCGTCCGCGATTCGGACAGCGAGAGCATCAGCAGCGGGTACTGTTCGCGCAGGGGCCGCAGCACGAGCGGGAAGAAGTAGGGGCCGAGCGTCTGGATCGCCGCCAGCACGAGCCGTCCGGTGAGCGGCGAGCCGCGGCCCTCGCTGGCGAGCGCCAGGAGCCGCTGCGCCTCCGCCAGGACGACCCGCGCCTGCCGGACGATGGCCTGCCCCGCCTCGGTGAGCAGGATCCGCCGGTTCGACCGCTCGAACAAAGTCAGGCCGAGCGCGGTTTCCAGCTTGCGGACCTGCACGCTCAGCGTCGGCTGGCTGACGTTGCACCGCTCGGCGGCCCGGCCGAAATGCCCCTCGTCGGCGACGGCGACGACGTATTCGAGATCGCGGAGCGAGAGACCGGCCAGGTTCATAGGCTGCGTCTATCAGAACCTTTGTGACGATGCATTTGCCTCGGGGTCATGCCGCGGTCATAACCCTTCACCAGAACGGTTCCAGGCTGACTCCTTCGTCGACCGAGAGCCTTCGCAGAACGGAGAGACGGTACGCATGAGCGATCAACGCCCGATCCTGACCACCCGCCAGGGCCATCCGGTCCGCGACAACCAGAGCACCCGCACGGTCGGTGAGCGGGGCCCGGCCACGCTCGAGAACTACCAGTTCATCGAGAAGATCACGCACTTCGACCGCGAGCGGATCCCGGAGCGCGTCGTCCACGCCCGCGGCGCCGGCGCCCACGGCTGGTTCGAGGCCTACGGCAAGATCGGCGACGAGCCGGCCTCCAAGTACACCCGCGCCCGCGTGCTGAACGAGACCGGCGTGAAGACGCCGATGTTCGTGCGCTTCTCGACGGTCGCCGGCGCCAAGGAGAGCCCGGAGACGGAGCGGGACCCGCGCGGCTTCGCGGTCAAGTTCAAGACCGTCGACGGCAACTGGGACCTCGTGGGCAACAACCTCAAGGTCTTCTTCATCCGCGACGCGATCAAGTTCCCCGACATGATCCACGCGTTCAAGCCGGATCCGGTGACGAACCGCCAGGAGGCGTGGCGCTTCTTCGACTTCGTGGCCCAGCACCCCGAAGCCATCCACATGGTGACGCACCTCAAGTCGCCGTGGGGCATCCCGGCCAATTACCGCGAGATGGAAGGCTCGGGCGTCAACACCTACAAGCTGGTCAACGACCAGGGTGAGGCCGTGCTCTGCAAGTTCCACTGGGAGCCGAAGCAGGGCGTCCGCAACCTGACCTCCCAGCAGGCCTCCGAGATCCAGGCCAAGGACGTCGGCCACGCGACCCGCGACCTCTACGACAACATCAAGGCCGGCAATTTCCCCGAGTGGGAATTCTGCGTCCAGATCATGCCGGACGGCCCGAACGACCACCTGTCGTTCGACCCGCTGGACGACACGAAGCTGTGGCCGGTCGACCAGTTCCCGCTGCTGCCGGTGGGCCGCATGGTGCTGGACCGCGTGCCGGACAACTTCTTCGCCGAGGTCGAGCAGTCCGCCTTCGGCACCGGCGTGCTGGTCGACGGCATCGACTTCTCGGACGACAAGATGCTGCAGGGGCGGACGCTGTCCTACTCGGACACGCAGCGCTACCGCGTCGGCGCCAACTACCTCCAGTTGCCGATCAACGCGCCGCAGCCCGGCGTGAAGGTCTACTCGAACCAGCGCGACGGTCAGATGACCTACGGTGTCGACGGCACCGGCCCGAACAAGCACATCAACTACGAGCCCTCGACCCTGGCCGAGGGCCTGCGCGAGGCGCCCAAGCCCGCCAAGGACTACCACCAGCCGGTGGAGGGCCGTCTCGGCCGCTACCAGACCTCGCGCACCGAGGACGACTACACCCAGGCCGGCGTCCGGTACCGCTCGTTCCAGGATTGGGAGCGTGACGACCTGATCGCCAACCTCGTGGGCGACATGAAGCAGTGCCCGGAGCCGATCCAGCTGCGGATGGTCTGGCACTTCTGGCACGCCGACGAGGATTACGGCCGCCGCGTCGCCGAGGGCGCCGGGATCGATCTGGAGAAGGCCAAGGCCCTGCCGCCGCTGCCGGGTCGCGCCGCGCCGGGCAAGCGCCTGCAGTCCGAGACCCTGACCGACGGCTCGCAGGCGCACCGGGTCGCCGCCGAGTAAGCCTCGCGCGCGCTCATCGACACAGCCCCGCGCGGTCACCCGGCCGCGCGGGGTTCTTGTTTGGGGATCGGACGGGGGCGGCGATGGCGAGTGTCGTGCAGCGCGGGCCCGGCCCGAACGCCGTCATCGGCGGCATGCGGGTCTCCTACCTGGCGCGCAGCGACGAGACGGCCGACGGCCTCGGCATCTACCGGGTCGCGATGGATCCGCGGACGCCGGGTGCCGGATTGCACCGCCACGCCCGGTTGACCGAGACGTTCTCGGTCGAGGCGGGCCGGCTCGCCCTCCACGTCGACGGTGCGGACCACGACCTCGGACCGGGCGACTTCGCGCTGATTCCGCCCGGCGTCGCGCACGCCTTCGCCAACCGCGGCGAGCGGCCGGTGCGCTTCACGCTGAGCTTCGCGCCGGCTCTCGGCCGCGAGGGCTTCTTCGAGGGTCTGGCGCGGCTGGCCGCGGAGGGACGCCTCGGCGACGCGGCCGCGATGGCCGACCTGATGGCGCGCTACGATCAGGAACCGCTGGCCGGGTTCGCCGGCTGGAGCGCGGTCAGCGGCTGAGCAGCGGCTGAGCGGCCGTATCCCGCGGCTCGGGCTCGGCCGC from Methylobacterium sp. NMS14P includes:
- a CDS encoding argininosuccinate lyase; the protein is MRRTMVWVALALLVPAGARAEPKDSFARIDQIDRASLVMTVETGIVPRALGATVARALDQVAADAAKPGAERPDDYLRIEPLITAIAGADATRMHSGRSRQDIIPTVLKLEQRDRLLNLAEALDETRAALLAVAEREADTIVPAYTNGVQAQPTTLGHVYLGYAAVLARDADRLRESWARLNLSPLGAAALGTSSFPVDRERLAALLGFDAPVENSYDAGQLAPMDMGLELTGLAANLATTAGSFAQDLYAQYHQTRPWILLREGALTGPSSIMPQKRNPVALYSLRMKASDVVGAAQAFVIMAHNVDSGMPDYKRNQAEPPGRTLAEAAEMCRRWTRVLDGLVVDRARAADEVAADYSTTTELADTLQREADVPFRLGHHFASELVSYGRSHDLRPADLPFPEVRRIYAEAAAASGLKPDLPLDEARFRAALSARGMIDAAKGLGGPQPAEVRRMLGAAQARLRTDRDWLDARRKGLAEARARLDAAFAALTREP
- a CDS encoding AbrB family transcriptional regulator, which codes for MPPLRTLGLWAALAAASAAVSYGLMQAQFPAALLLGPMIAAIAFGVGGSRLRVPRAAFQASQAAIGCLVAHAVTGQIAQTLLEDGPLIVAVVLVTVAVSGLVGWILTRLRVLPGTTAAWGSSPGGASAMVAMAEDFGADPRLVAFMQYVRVAAVVFSASLAARFLMETPVPGASAGVGEVTGPLSLLATLAVAVVGAGAALALRVPAGAQIGPMVLGSLLHATGLVRMALPVPLLELAYACIGIYVGLRFTRETLRLTFTALPGILAATFSVIALCAAWGWGLTLLLPIDLLTAVLATSPGGLDSVAIIAVGSKADVSFVLAVQTLRLFVVLLTGPLLAKWISRSVPEAAIR
- a CDS encoding cupin domain-containing protein; the encoded protein is MASVVQRGPGPNAVIGGMRVSYLARSDETADGLGIYRVAMDPRTPGAGLHRHARLTETFSVEAGRLALHVDGADHDLGPGDFALIPPGVAHAFANRGERPVRFTLSFAPALGREGFFEGLARLAAEGRLGDAAAMADLMARYDQEPLAGFAGWSAVSG
- a CDS encoding diacylglycerol kinase, producing the protein MNALVLAFLNSWRGLRHGARTERAVRQELVLLALGIPVALFLGATLWVRVALMVSLLLMLAAEFLNTAVEKLCDHVHPGHHPMIGTVKDLASAGTFMAQMAALLVWVAALVERLG
- a CDS encoding catalase; the protein is MSDQRPILTTRQGHPVRDNQSTRTVGERGPATLENYQFIEKITHFDRERIPERVVHARGAGAHGWFEAYGKIGDEPASKYTRARVLNETGVKTPMFVRFSTVAGAKESPETERDPRGFAVKFKTVDGNWDLVGNNLKVFFIRDAIKFPDMIHAFKPDPVTNRQEAWRFFDFVAQHPEAIHMVTHLKSPWGIPANYREMEGSGVNTYKLVNDQGEAVLCKFHWEPKQGVRNLTSQQASEIQAKDVGHATRDLYDNIKAGNFPEWEFCVQIMPDGPNDHLSFDPLDDTKLWPVDQFPLLPVGRMVLDRVPDNFFAEVEQSAFGTGVLVDGIDFSDDKMLQGRTLSYSDTQRYRVGANYLQLPINAPQPGVKVYSNQRDGQMTYGVDGTGPNKHINYEPSTLAEGLREAPKPAKDYHQPVEGRLGRYQTSRTEDDYTQAGVRYRSFQDWERDDLIANLVGDMKQCPEPIQLRMVWHFWHADEDYGRRVAEGAGIDLEKAKALPPLPGRAAPGKRLQSETLTDGSQAHRVAAE
- a CDS encoding LysR substrate-binding domain-containing protein, with amino-acid sequence MNLAGLSLRDLEYVVAVADEGHFGRAAERCNVSQPTLSVQVRKLETALGLTLFERSNRRILLTEAGQAIVRQARVVLAEAQRLLALASEGRGSPLTGRLVLAAIQTLGPYFFPLVLRPLREQYPLLMLSLSESRTADIVEGLRDGRIDAALVSLPLPLHGLAVSPLFVEPFWLACPAEHTLARGGALSANEIAGPDLLLLDEGNCLRDQTIAACGAGSSVGRHATSLETLRSMVAAGAGYTLLPALAVPSNPDPSGLTVTRAFDVDGPGRTIALVWRASDPRAAGLASLAAFFRAHAPAGTAACRDGEAVA